The stretch of DNA GCTGTTGCTCTCGATGGCCGCCACGTACTTCGTCTGCATATCCTCGAACGTGAAGTACTCGACGGTGACGCTCGCCCCGTTCTTCTGCGCCCAGCGCTGGGTGCTCGCCTCGATGGCCTTGTTGGTGGGCTCCACGTACGTCTTGAGGATCCAGAGGCGGAGGCTCGTGCCCTTCTTCACGGCGGGCGCGGCCGGCCGCGGCAACGTCAGCAGGGCGGTGCTGCCGACGGCCCCGGCGAGAAGTGAGCGGCGGCTGATGCGCTGATCGAGCATGGTGTGTCCCCCTTGACCGTCGTTGATCCGGACGCGGCTTCGACTGTCGGTCACCGTCGGGGCTCTGTCAAGCATTCCGTGCCCGTGCTACCCTCTTCGCATGCTCTCGCCCGCGCACATCGCCCGCTATCGTGACCAGGGTTACCTCGTCGTCCCCGACGTGCTCGACGCGCCCACCCTCGCGACGGTTCGCGCCGAGATGGCGCGCATTCTCGAGGGCGCGCGGGCGGTGACCACGCACACCGACATGTACGACCTCGAGCCCGGGCACCGCGCGGACGACCCGCGCGTGCGCCGCGTGAAGACGCCGCATCGCTTCTTCCCGCTCTTCGAGCGGCTGATGCGGCATCCGACCCTGGTGGCGATCCTCGGTGATCTGCTCGGGTCCGCGGTGCGGCTGCACGGCTCCAAGATCAATCTCAAGTCGCCGCGCTACGGATCGCCGGTGGAGTGGCACCAGGACTGGGCGTTCTATCCGCACACCAACGACGACCTGCTCGCGGTGGGCGTGATGCTCGACGATTGCACGAGCGACAACGGCCCGCTCCTGGTGGTGCCGGGCAGCCACCGCGGCCCCACGTTCGATCACCACGCCGACGGCTACTTCTGCGGGGCCATCGATCCCGCGGCGATCCGTGACCTGATCGCCCGGGCGGTGCCGCTGACCGGACGGGCGGGCGCCATGAGCTTCCACCACGTGCGGCTCGTGCACGGCTCGGCCCAGAACGTCTCGAGCCTGCCCCGCACGCTGCTGCTCTACGAGTATGGCGCCGCGGATGCGTGGCCGCTGATGGGAGTGTCCGACCTGGCCGACTTCGACGGGCGTCTGATCACGGGCGAGCCCACCGTCGAGGCGCGGGTGACGGCGGCCCCGGTGCGGATGCCGCTGCCGCCGGCGCGGCACCAGGGCTCGATCTACGAGAACCAGGCCGACGCCTCGCGGCGCTACTTCCAGCTCGAGGAGCCGTCGCCCAGCCCGCGCACCTGAGGGCCAGCGCTTCGCGGGCCGGACCTGGCGCCGAAGCCGGCCGCCGCGAGCGAGCGTCTACTGGCGCCAGACCCCCGCGTCCTGGGGCGGGGCGACGCGCAGCCGCCGCTTCAGCTCGACGATCGCGAAGAAGATCTGGATGCGCAGGCGCGTCCCCAGCGAGGGACGCCAGTTGCCGGCCAGGGCCGAGAGCACCGCCTCGTAGAGGCCGAACCGGCGCGAGCGCCGGAAGAGCAGCCGGCGGAAGTACGGATCGTAGAAGCCCACCACGAAGCGCCGGAAGTAGTGATACCGCCGCCGAACGATGCGCTCGTAGTCGGCGAAGCGGCGCGCAGAGAGATCGCCGGCGCGCAGCCCCGCGTCGATGGCCTCGCCGGCCTCGAGGCCCCCCTGCATGGCCATCAGCACGCCGGTCGAGAAGATCGGGTCGAGGAAGCAGCTGGCGTCGCCCACCGCCACCCAGCGGTCGCCCGCGATCGTGCGCGCGAGATACGAGTAGTCCGCGTCGTACCGGGAGGGCGAGACCCGCCGCGCATCCTTCAGCAGCCCGGGCGCGGCGGGTGTGCTGGCCAGGTAGTGGTCCAGGCTCTCGTCCGGCGTGGCCTTCGACTCCCGACGGTGGAGCGCCTGCGGCACCACCGCTCCCACGCTGGTGACGGTCTCCGAGATCGGGATCAGCCAGATCCAGCCGACGTCGGTGCGGGTCAGCACGCGGATGTCGCCGGCGGCGCGGCCGTCGGGGCGCGGGATGCCCTCGTACTGGGCGTGGACGGCGACGTGCTGCAGCAGCGGATCGGTGTCGTACCCGCCGACCTTGCGGGACAGGAAGCCGGCGCGCCCGGAGGCGTCCACCACGATGGCGACCCGCGCGGTCTGCTCGACGCCGTCGGACGAGGCGTAACGAAGGGTCACGCCGTCGGGCTCGAAGGCCGCGTCGAGCGCCCGATGGCCCTCGCGCACGACCACGCCGCACCGCTCGGCGTGACGGAGCAGCACCTCGTCGAACCGGGCGCGGGGGACCTGGTAGGTCTGCGGCATGGGCGTCTCCCACGCGGCGGTGAAGTCCACGTAGGCGGCGGGGCTGCCGTCGATCTCCCAGAAGCTGGCGCCCCACTTCTCCACGAAGCCGGCCTTGGCCACCGCCTCGTGCGCCCCCAGCTCGTCGAGCACGCCGTTGATCCACGGCAGCTGCGACTCGCCGATGTGGAAGCGCGGAAAGCGGTCGCGCTCCAGCAGGAGCACGCGGCGTCCCCGCCGGGCCAGCGCGGTCGCGGCGCTGGAGCCGCCGGGCCCGCCGCCGATCACCGCCACGTCGAAGTCGGTGGCCATGGTGGCCCTCAGGATACTCCTTGACGCCGGCGCGCTTCCGGCGGATTCTCGGCCGCGCCATGAAGTTCGACATCGGCATCCTCGCGAGCCAGCCCCTGCCCGTCATCGTCGAGCAGGTCCGTCTGGCCGAGTCGCTCGGCTTCGACACGGCCTGGATCGCCGACACCCACCTGGTCTGCCGGGAGCTGTGGGTCATCCTGACCGCGTGCGCCGCGGCGACCTCGCGCATCCGGCTGGGACCCGGCATCACGGTGCCCCACACCCGCCACATCTCGGTGACGGCCAGCGCCATCGCCACGCTGCACGAGCTGGCGCCGCGGCGGCTCGTGCTCGGGATCGGCACCGGCGGCAGCGCGGCCGAGACGATGGGCCTGTCCGTGGCGAAGGTGGCGCGCATCGCCACGCTCGAGTCCATGGCCCGCTCGCTGAAGGCGCTGCTCGGGGGCGGGTCCATGCGCCTCGACACGGGCGCGGAGGCGCGACTGGCCTGGCTCGCCGGTCCGGTCCACGTCCCCCTCTACCTGGCCGGCTCCGGCCCGCGCATGCTGGACACGGCGGGGCGGCTGGGCGACGGCGCGATCATGTACTCGGGAGTGGCGCCCTGGCTGCTCGAGGCGGCGCTCGGGTGCGTGGCATCCGGCGCACGCGCCGCCGGGCGCACACCGACCGATCTCGACGTGGCGATCTGGGCGCCGACCTCGATCGACCGCGACCGCGCGCTCGCCCGCGATCACGTGCGCGGGCGCGTCGCCTCCGCGCTGCGCCACGCGTTTCCCGTCACGTGGAGCGCGGAGGATCAAGCGGTGATCGACCGGGTGCGCGCGGCCTACGACTCCTACCAGCACGCCAGCGCGGGCTCGCAGCACCGGCTGCTGGTCAGCGACCGCTTCGTGGATCTGATGGCCCTCGCGGGCAGCCCCGACGAGGTGCGCGAGCAGGTGCGGCGGGTGATGGCAGTGCCCGGGATCGGGCGGATCATCCTGCTGCCCCAGGTGCCGGGGCAGGCGTTCGTGCCGCGCGAGCAGGTGCTGCGCCTCTTCGCCGACGAGGTGATGGCGAAGCTCTGAGCCGGCGCCTCAGCGGCTGCGCGCGCCCCAGAGGCCCTTCACGGTGAGCCCCTCGAAATAGTGCCCGTAGACGTGCAGCAGCGACGTCTGCAGCAGCACCCAGCCCCGGCTGCGGCCGCCGGCCCAGAACTCGGTGAGCCACGCGGCGGACGGATCCACCGCTCCTTCGGACGTGCACACGCGCTCGACCCGATCGGCCGGCACGATCGTCTCGAGATCGGTCGCGCGCAGCATGGGGACGCGGTCCAGGGTGGTCCGCGTCACCGCACGGCAGTAGCCGCGGAGGCCGTCGAGGTCGATCCGCGCGGAGAAGTCGTCCACCTGCGCGTCGGTCATGCCGGTGCCGACGTCACGCCGCGCGACCGCCAGGCGGTCGAGCCAGCCCGCGTCGAGCACCTGGGGCCGGTCGGCCAGGAAGCGGTTGACGCAGACGTCCTCGATCCGCATCGCGTGCCACAGCAGCCACGCTACGGGGTTGACGCCGGGCACCGGACGGCCGCGGAGGTGGGCCTCGGTCAGCGTATCGGTCAGGTCGTCGACCAGGAAGCCGTGGAGGGTCTCGTAGCGGAGCAGCCAGAAATCGACCGCGTCCATCGGCGCGCTCAGCGAAGAGACTGCCGATCGAGATCGAGCGCGCGCTCGGCCAGTCCCGCGAGCATGCGCCACGCCGCTTCGTGGTTGCGCGAGCCCTCGATGTCGTCGGCGAAGGTGTCGAGGCAGACGTACGAGGCGCCCAGCTTCTGCAGGGCGTCCAGGTCGCGGCGCACCTGGTCGAGCGTGCCTTCGCCGGCCAGCCGCCTCTCCTCGGGCATCGCCTGGTCGGTGATGCGCAGGCGGATGCGCGGGCAGAGGGCGGGCACGGGCTTGCCCTCCTGGTCGGCGATCGCGCGGAGCTTCGGCATGCCCTCGTCGCGCAGGTAGGCGATGCGGCTGCGGATGGGATGCCAGGCATCGCCGTGCCGGACGGTGCGACGGAGCGCCGCGTCGCTGCTGCCGCCCACCCAGATCGGCGGGTGCGGCTTCCGGAGCGGGCGCGGCGCGGTGTAGACGTCCTTGAACGACACGAAACGGCCCTGGTAGCTGGCCACGTCCTGCGTCCACGCCGCCTTGAGCGCGCCCACGTAGTCGTCGGTCATCGCGCCGCGCCGCTCGAAGGGCAGGCCGAGGACCTCGAACTCCTGGCGGGCCCAGCCGACCCCGATGCCGAAGATGAGGCGGCCGCCGCTCAGCCGGTCCAGGTTCGCGGCCATCCGCGCGGTCTCGAGCGGATGCCGGTAGGGCAGCACGATCACCGTGAAGCCCAGCTCCACCCGGCGGGTCATGCCGGCCAGCCAGCCGAGCGTGGTGAACGGATCGTAGAAGGGTGCCGGGTAGCGCCCCTGCACGTCGGGCGTGATCGCCACGTGATCGCCCAGCATCATGAAGTGATAGCCGATGTTCTCGGCGAAGGCGGCCCAGCGCGACAGCGACTCCGGGCTGGCGCCCGGCCCGAAGCTGATCAAGTTGACGCCGAACTTCATCGCGACGGGCTCGTCTCCATGCGGCGCTCGGCCGCGCGGGTGCTGGGGCCGAGGAACTCGATCATGTTGCCGTCCGGATCCTTCACGAAGAGCTGGCGCAGGCCGGTGGGTCCCGAGATCACGTCGCGGCACGTGAGGCCACGCTCCTCGATGCGCTTCGCGGTGGCGTCGGCATCGTCGGTCCAGAGGGCGAAGTGCGGGTAGCGAGCCACGATCTTCTCGCGCTCGGCCGCGTCGCGCACGAGCTGGTCGTTCAGGATGATGTGCAGCTGGAGGTCGCCGCCCAGGCTGTACCAGATCCCCGGGAAGTCGAAGGCCGGGCGCGGGATCTCGGGGAAGCCGAGCACCCCGGTATAGAAGTCGCGGGCCTTGGCGACGTCGGTGACGGTGACGCTCACGTGGCTCAGGATCTTGAAGATCTGGCTCATGTCGGATCTCCTCCGTCGTAGCGCTCGCGGCGGGTGATGCCGCGCTGAAAGGCGAGGTAGCCCTCGCGGGTCATGGCCGGCCTCGGGCCCGCCAGCACCTCGCGCGCCCCCGCGGCGCCGTCGGCCAGCAGGTCGACCGCCATCGCGGCCAGGGCCTTGGCCGGCTGCACGTAGCCCAGGTCGGGGTCGACGATGGCGAAGTCGGCGGAGTGGCCCGGGCCCCGCGCCCCGCCCATATAAGGATGCAGCACCGGCATCACCTGGCTCAGGTCGCCCATGTCGGTGGAGCCGGAGCGATGCGGGATGTCATGATAGTGGGCGTCGCCCACCAGCCCGCGGGCGGTGGCCTCGAAGAATCGGGCCATGGTGCGGTCGCAGTGGAGCGGCATCGGCCCGGGCAGCGTGTCGATCTCCACCTGCGCGCCCATCGCGAGCGCGCCCGCGCGCAGCGCGCGGTCGACCCGCCGGCTCGCGTCGGCGACGCCCTCGACGGTCTTGCCGCGCACGTACATCTCGAGCCGCGCCTCGCCGGGGATCACGTTCACCTGCGAGCCGCCGTGGGTGAGGATCGGGTGCACGCGGATCGAGTCCTCGTCGCGGAAGGTCTCGCGGACCGCGTTGATGGCGGTCAGGGCGATCTGCGCGGCGTAGAGCGCGTTGACGCCCAGGTGCGGCGCGCCGCCCGCGTGCGCGGCGCGCCCGATGAAGCGGGCGGTCTTGCCGACGCGGCCGTTGTTGGAGGCGGGCACGCCCGCCTTGCCGTCGTCGGCGCGCCAGTTGGTGTGGATCATCATGGCCAGGTCCACGTCGTCGAAGTGGCCGAGCCGCATCAGCTCCTGCTTGCCGCACGGGAACTCGAGCCGGCCCGCCGCGATCTGCCCCTGCCGCCACTCGATGTCGCCGCCCTCCTCGGCGGGCACCGCGAAGAACGCGAGCGTGCCGGTGAGATGATCGAGCGCGCCCGACTCGAGCAGGCCCATCGCGGCGCCCAGCATGCCCGCAATCTGCGCGTTGTGGCCGCAGGCATGCGCGGCGCCGGTCCGGGGATCGGCCTCGGGATGCCCGGTGACGCGCAACCCGTCCAGCTCGCCGATGATCGCGAAGGTGGGCCCGGCACCGCCGCGACCGGATGCGTCGGCTCGGACCCCGGTCATCGCGAGGCCCGTTCTGGGCGTGAGCCCCAGCCGGCCGAGCGTCTCCTGCACGAGCCCGGCCGTCTTCACTTCCTTGAACCCCATCTCCGGCTGCTTCCGGATCCGCTCACCGATGCCGACGATCTCCCCGGCCCGACGATCGATGGCCGCGAAGACCTGCCGCTTCAGCTCGTCCCGGGACATGGCGAGAGGATGCTAGCCGATTACGCGACGGCAGGCCAGCACCAGCGGAAGCCGACCGGCGTGCTCAGCGGCCGGCCGCGATGTGATCAGCCGCGACGCGACGCGATGGTCCGGGCCGCCGATTATCGAGACGGCGGCGGAGGCGGCGGCGGACCTGGCGGAGGCGGAGGCGTCCCGGGGGGAACCGTCGTGGCAGCCGGCGGCGGAGGCGGCGGTGGTGGCGGAGGCGAATACGTCGGCTGTTGCGCTTGCGAGCCGCGGGCCACCGGCACCTGGTTGCCCTTGGCGTACATGCACTGCACGTACGCCTGATCGTAGCGGCCCTGGAGCGACCCCGCATAGGCGTCGCCACGGCTGGCGCCCACCGCGCTGCCCCCCAGGAGCCCCGCGCCCGCGCCGGCGGCGGCACCGAGGGCCGGGTTGCCGGCGGCCGCTCCGAGGGCGGCGCCCGCGGCAGCGCCGATCAGCGTGCCGATCGCAGCGCCCTGCACGGTGCTGCCCGCCGCCGCCTGATCGTTGGTCGTTCCGGTCTGCTGCCCCGCCCACTGACGGCAGAGGCCGTCGTCCATCTGGAACTGCTCGAAGTTCTTGCTGCTGCCGGGGAGCACCATGACGCTCGGCCCGCTCGGGATGGTCGCGCAGCCGCTCACCGCCAGCGCGATGACGAGCGCGGCCGCGACGACACCGCGAGACGGCAGGGCACGCGTCATTACCGCCGCTCCGGGACCTTCACCCACTCCTCGGCGCAGGACGGCACGCTCGGATAGTAGGCCTTCGCGCTCGGGCAGTAGTACCAGTAGGCGGTGGCCGCGGGAGGTGCGGGCGGCGCCGGCGGCGGATTGTCGGCGGGAGCCGGCGGACGCTCGACGTAGACCGGCGGCGGCTGCACCACCACGGTCGGCGGCGGGTAGTAGTAGTACGGCGGCGGGTAGTACCACGGATATCCCCAGCCCCAGTAGGGGCCAACACCCACGAAGACGCCGCCGTGCCAGCGACCACCCGTGTACCCGGGCGTGGCCGTGACCGCGAGGACCGCGAGGACCAGCACCAGGGCCAACGCGAGCTTTTTCATCTCCGCCTCACTCTGACGCGCGGGCCGTCACGTTTGTTTACCGCCCTCCCAGGATATCGCCGGGAGGGAATCTATACCATCTGCTACGATGATTTTACGATGCCGACGATGCGACGGATCTGCGCGGGATTGCTGGCGTTGATGCTTCTGCTGGGCGGTGCGGCGCCGGGCCTGGCGGGCACGGCCGCGCCGCCCGCCCCGGCCGCTCCGCCGCCGCCCGCGCCGCCCGCTCCGGAGGCGGCGCCGGCCCCCGCCGACGCCCATGCGCAAGCCGAGACGCCCGAGGCGACGCCGCCCCGGATCAGCTATCTGCACGGCGAGGTCTCGTTCTGGCGGCCCGGCGCCCACGACTGGGTGCCGGCCACCCTCAACATGCCGCTGGCCCCCGGCGACGTCCTCTATGCGGGACCGGCCGGCAACGTGGAGGTCCAGATCGGGCCTCGCGCCTTCGCGCGCGCCGCGTACGGCGCGCAGCTGGGTCTCGACAACCAGGAGCCCGACTTCGTGCAGCTGCGCGCGACCTCGGGTTACGTATCGGTGGACCTGCGCGAGCTCCCGTCCGGCCACGCGGTGGAGCTGGACACTCCGGGCGCCGCGTTCACCATGGACCGCGCCGGCTACTACCACGCCGAGGTCGGCACCGACGCGACGACGTTCCGCACGCACCGCGGCGGGATCGCGACGATGACGCCGTCGGGCGGCACCGCCCAGCCGGTGGCCGGCAACCAGCAGGCGACGATTGCCAGCGGCGGCACCGACGAGGCGGCCGCGCCGCGCGTGGAGATGACGGTCGCGGCACCGCTCAGCACGTGGGATCGCTGGAACTACCAGCGCAGCGACTATCTCGTCCAGCCGGCCAGCGCCCGGCACCTCTCCCCGGGCGTCTACGGCGCCGAGGCTCTCGACCGGAGCGGCACGTGGCGCACGGTGGAGACGTACGGCAGCGTCTGGGTGCCCGCGGGTGTGCCGGCGGGATGGTCGCCCTACACCACCGGCCGCTGGATCTGGGATCCGCGCTTCGGCTGGACGTGGCTCGACGACGCGCCGTGGGGCTGGGCGCCGTATCACTACGGACGCTGGGTCCACCTCGGCCCCGAATGGGCGTGGGCGCCCGGGCCGGTCATCGTGCGGCCCGCCTACTCGCCGGCGCTCGTCGTGTTCCTGGGCGGCCCGGTCGTCGTGGGCCGGCCGCTCTACTGGGCGCCGCTCGGATGGGGCGAGCCGGTCATTCGCTGGTGGGGACCGCCGCGCGTGGTGGGCGTGGCGTGGTGGGGCGGCTGGGGCGGCCCGCGCGTGGTCAACAACGTCGTGGTCAACCGCACGACCACGGTCAACGTCACCCACATCACCACGTATCGCAATGTCACCGTGACCAACGCGGTGGTGGGCGTGCCCGCGGAGCGCTTCGGCCAGGGCAGCGCGCGCCCGACCCGCGTGGCGGATGCGGAAGCGCGCCGGCTCGCGCCGGTGGCGGGCGCCCCCGAGGTACGGCCGGTCGCGGCCAGCCTCGCGCCGGCGCGCGGAGCCGCCACGGCCGCCCGGCCACCCGAAGCGGCACGCTCGCGCCCGGTCGTCGCCACCCGCGCGCCCCAGGACCCCGCGCCGACGCTGCGCGCTCAGGGCCTGCCCGCGACGCCGGCCGCGACGTCACCACCGAAGCCGCGCATCGTGCCGGCGCCGGCGCGCGCGGCGACTCCGCCGGCCCCGACCGCGGCGACCGCGCCGCCCCCGCGCGGGGCAACCGCTCCCGGCCGGGCCGCACCCGACAGTGGCCAGCCGCCCGATCGCGGCGCGGCCACCCGCGGCCCGCGCTCCACGGGCGCGCACAGCGACGCGGTGCCGTCACCGACGCCGTCGCTGCGCCGCCAGGCGCCGCCCCCGGCGCCGCCCGCCCCGAGCGCGCAGGGCGCGCCGGTGCCGCAAGCGGAGCGTCCGCGCGGCGAATCACCGCGGCGTGGAGGCGGCAACGAGCGCGGTCACGATCGAAGCGGCGAGCGCAGTCAGGACAAGGGCGGTCAGCCGCGCGGAGATCGCGAGCGCTAGTTTTCGGCTTGCCCTCCCTGCCCGCGGGCGTCACACTCGGGGCCCCAGGGAGGAACCCATGAGCCTCGCGGCCGCCATCCCCATCATCTCCGCCGATTCGCACGTCACCGAGCCGCCCGACACGTATCTGGCCCGGATCGACCGACGCTTCAAGGACCGAGCCCCCCGCCTCGTGCACGACGACAAGCGCGGAGATCTGTTCGTCATCGACGGACTCGACAAGCCCATCCCGATGGGCCTGGTGGCGGCCGCCGGGAAGCCGGCCGAGGAGCTCACGATGTTCGGGGCCCGCTTCGAGGACCTGCACCGCGGCGGCTGGGATCCGCAGGCGCGGCTCGCCGACCAGGCCCGCGACGGCGTCAGCGCCGAGGTGATCTACCCCACCGTCGGGATGATGCTCTGCAACCACCCCGACTTCGACTACAAGCAGGCCTGCTTCGACGCCTACAACCTGTGGATCGCCGAGTACTGCGGAGCGCACCCCGACCGCCTCCTGGGCATCGGGCAGACCGCGATGCGATCCGTGGAAGACGGCATTCGCGACCTCCGCCGTATCCGGGAGCTCGGCCTTCGTGGGGTCATGCTGCCGGGAAACCCGGCGGTGGCCGACTATCACGACCCGGTATACGCGCCGTTCTACGAGGCGGCCATCGACCTCGGGCTGCCACTGTCCTTCCACATCCTCACGAGCCAGCAGGACAACTTCAAGACGCGCGGGCCGAAGCTCAACGCGTTCATGTCCATCATCCGCGGCTGCCAGGACCTGGTCGGGGCGTTCGTCTTCGGCGGCGTGTTCGAGCGTCACCCGCGGCTGCGGCTCGTGTGCGTGGAGGCCGACGCGGGCTGGGTGCCCCACTTCATGTACCGCATGGACCACGCCTACGACCGGCATCGCTATTGGCTGCCGCCGTCGGGGACGCTCACCAAGATGCCCAGCGAGTACTTCCGCGAGCACGTCTACACCACCTTCCAGGACGACTGGGTGGCCTTCCAGGTCAAGGACCTGTGCAACGTGCGCCGGCTGCTCTGGGCCAACGACTTCCCGCACAGCGATTCGACCTGGCCGCGCTCGCAGGAGCTACTGGCCAAGCACGCGGCCCATCTCACCCCGGAGGAGCTCCGCTGGGTGCTCCACGACAACGTGGCCGAGCTGTACGGCCTCCCGGCGGCCTGAGCGATGGCCTTCGATCTCGTCGTCCGGGGCGGCACCATCGTCGACGGCACGGGCCGTCCGGGCGTGCGCGGCGACGTCGGGATCCGGGGAGGGCAGATCGCCGCTCTCGGCGAGGTGAAGGGCCGCGCCGCGCAGACGGTGGACGCGGGCGGGCTGGTGGTCGCGCCCGGCTTCGTGGACGTCCACACCCACTACGACGCGCAGGTGATGTGGGATCGCATGCTCACGATCTCGCCCTGGCACGGCGTGACCACGGTGGTGATGGGCAACTGCGGCTTCGGCGTCGCGCCGACGCGGCCCGACCACCGCGGGCTCATCATGCGCACGCTCGAGAAGGTCGAGGGCATGAGCCTCGACGCCCTGGAGGCGGGGCTCGGCCAGGCGTGGCCGTTCGAGACGTTCCCCGAGTACCTCGACGCGGTCGAGCGGCGCGGCACCGCGCTCAACGTCGCGGTCCTCCTCGGCCACACCCCGCTGCGGCTCTACGTCATGGGGGAGGACGCGACCGAGCGCCCCGCGACTCCGGACGAGATCGCGCGGATGCGGGCCATCGTGCGCGAGGCCATCGACGCGGGCGCCATCGGCTTCGCGACCTCGAAAGCGTCGACCCACATCGGCTACGCCGGCAAGCCGGTGCCGAGCCGCGCGGCCGCCTTCGCCGAGGTCGAGGCGCTGGCCGGCGCCCTCGGCGAGGCGGGCCGCGGCATTCTCCAGGCCACCGTGGGCCGCGAGCTCTTCTTCAAGGAGTTCGAGACGCTCGCCCGGGCCACCGGCCGGCCCGTCACCTGGACCGCGCTGCTGGCCGGCATGATGGGGCCCGGCTCCCACCGCGAGCTGCTCGAGAAATCCCGGGCACTGGTCAAGCAGGGCCTCCAGGTGGTGCCGCAGGTCACGTGCCGCACCCTGAACTTCGAGTTCCAGCTCAAGGAGCCGTTCATCTTCGAGAGCATGTCGGTGTT from Candidatus Methylomirabilota bacterium encodes:
- a CDS encoding amidohydrolase family protein, with product MSLAAAIPIISADSHVTEPPDTYLARIDRRFKDRAPRLVHDDKRGDLFVIDGLDKPIPMGLVAAAGKPAEELTMFGARFEDLHRGGWDPQARLADQARDGVSAEVIYPTVGMMLCNHPDFDYKQACFDAYNLWIAEYCGAHPDRLLGIGQTAMRSVEDGIRDLRRIRELGLRGVMLPGNPAVADYHDPVYAPFYEAAIDLGLPLSFHILTSQQDNFKTRGPKLNAFMSIIRGCQDLVGAFVFGGVFERHPRLRLVCVEADAGWVPHFMYRMDHAYDRHRYWLPPSGTLTKMPSEYFREHVYTTFQDDWVAFQVKDLCNVRRLLWANDFPHSDSTWPRSQELLAKHAAHLTPEELRWVLHDNVAELYGLPAA
- a CDS encoding D-aminoacylase; amino-acid sequence: MAFDLVVRGGTIVDGTGRPGVRGDVGIRGGQIAALGEVKGRAAQTVDAGGLVVAPGFVDVHTHYDAQVMWDRMLTISPWHGVTTVVMGNCGFGVAPTRPDHRGLIMRTLEKVEGMSLDALEAGLGQAWPFETFPEYLDAVERRGTALNVAVLLGHTPLRLYVMGEDATERPATPDEIARMRAIVREAIDAGAIGFATSKASTHIGYAGKPVPSRAAAFAEVEALAGALGEAGRGILQATVGRELFFKEFETLARATGRPVTWTALLAGMMGPGSHRELLEKSRALVKQGLQVVPQVTCRTLNFEFQLKEPFIFESMSVFKPISVADHAGKVRLYGDPDFRRAFKESFDRPKKGAVFAGLSWARTWISWYPPDPSLEERLVSEVAAERGVDPTDLVLDMALATNLDARFRMAVFNHDEAEVIELLTEPDTVLGLSDAGAHASQLCDACFSTYLLSRWVREKQAIALPEAIRMLTSRPAEVFGITDRGRLATGLAADVVVFDPATVGASKLRRVHDLPAGADRLVADASGIEAVIVNGTIVRRAGRDAVAPDGPLPGALLRNGGARSTT